The Allorhodopirellula heiligendammensis genome includes a window with the following:
- a CDS encoding DUF4332 domain-containing protein: MLLDRIEIDSHGPLNRVELGPLSHHLNVVLGAPGSGKTAIGRFIRDSLIDRDYPRGMLSGSAGRVVWVHQNGWIHCRREQDGSPGGRRSVEFESRGETAGTWDGYTDGWFAAAPMTDHRTSHGSSGTSRPLQSSLAARTLGNIRLPESIVDGVLVDTTISSVSRVVAACISAGLDQANLAPLSFESETAHYNERGIEHHPATASPSGRDDRRRRALREELADIEAELGKLFSATQGHPHEVHRASEFQAESTRNSREIESLRHQRTECIRRRDALLARRSELRARRDQEAQDHYRYRVANSHHPDRVDAAFESTHARSHWMARDARLRSLHQRADSLRSRASALQRWIGELDSQDSAATSYRYGAAVAVDSGLGSVPFQPAWQSDSAEQLQNRIRQADQEIVSLRRILADVQSLRDLLSSTGRSTASSPESYDWLDDGSLRGRRYDHFVRAMDHYSSDRPWSDFYASAYRPLRPVDDLAIRIESTTRHLDWLLSQFERPGAASATHSIDSESWRVEGDRDGMIEQSLRRVRDQLRRRDYARTTQMDPIIADLNQTLDRLLDHRRRVVAALASHPVGDRRDYVGYSSPHPDWFAERQVAMQELASVEQELHIVLEQTAVLRRAQRFLPILDPVYPIGMGSSTAFGVDTDLYAASRADSAWQTELRSIDAEIADRHRHVNEIDQRIRGLQTHRSTARVYRATPSTNDITRLQRRREELIAELNRCRPLARPESSLSELASRWLVRLSNGRHRLLRWSTVPIATDRYTTLAAEIDSSGNPENAPGRSVHVSIDNVDDRNVSAATRAVAALAVRLAAGELLGRMGHAIPLVLETHRELFAEHSPQQYPDDLNGNRAFQQWTCEGMSGDSIASALADYSAAGRQLLILTEHTKLANHLQRCGARHFALHTQRIVHPHRPMWRGGQRQDSYTGPHPISMDGTPSGQPSCEHDMNWTEAGAVNREFDQAWRQSAGLRTQTHDDAHATDIPAAGAAYRDGYYYADQSSTVAASSTSTPAQPAYGGDVAQSLTARHHGAALSDVDDVPFFLTVDSPIDAAPSIDAVAAQRLRRIGISHITHLMNQDSNRLADTLGLAGVDARTIRRWQAECRLMCRVPQLRGFDARVLVGCGITDPAQLAAIHPTDLLDRVKTFLATERGQRILLSGTSYELSRITSWIASANDSVHTSFRNRTVDGRRVRTRVVREESELPRRSANATVRTNHVEHDEDVYLTDDDFDQERYEVQVERRADQIVDDLDELTRQYDAGSDSQDRTGAARNHRDRSAPPKSTAPRPASYRMNSEAKTRTRRAERNMRRQTERNRASQGQRDTPTQIDREGREQTRSIHRNESSTKTTLRFYLERGDDVVDAPSIGPRMAERLNKIGVVTVDDLLNADAADIAESLNHRRIETDTVIQWQQQTTLVCRVPMLRGHDAQFLVAAGVTTAEVLAKCEAAELFELVDAVAQSTEGKRIARGGALPDLVEVSQWIECAAQHRPLRAA, from the coding sequence ATGTTGTTGGATCGAATTGAAATTGACAGTCATGGTCCGTTGAACCGGGTCGAATTAGGGCCGCTGTCACACCATCTCAACGTGGTTCTTGGGGCACCCGGTTCCGGAAAAACCGCCATCGGCCGCTTTATTCGTGACTCATTGATCGACCGCGACTATCCCCGGGGCATGCTCAGCGGATCGGCGGGGCGAGTCGTTTGGGTGCATCAAAATGGCTGGATTCATTGCCGCCGTGAGCAGGACGGCTCGCCGGGCGGACGACGCAGTGTGGAGTTCGAGTCACGCGGCGAAACCGCAGGCACATGGGACGGCTACACCGACGGCTGGTTTGCCGCTGCACCGATGACTGATCATCGCACCAGCCACGGCAGTTCCGGAACATCACGGCCTTTGCAATCTTCGCTCGCTGCGCGAACACTCGGCAACATTCGCCTGCCCGAATCGATCGTCGATGGTGTACTGGTTGACACGACGATCAGCAGCGTCTCCCGTGTTGTCGCCGCGTGCATCTCGGCGGGACTGGATCAAGCCAACCTCGCTCCACTCTCCTTTGAAAGCGAAACGGCACACTACAACGAACGCGGCATCGAGCATCACCCCGCAACCGCGTCGCCCTCAGGCCGCGACGATCGCAGACGCCGGGCTCTGCGGGAGGAACTCGCTGACATTGAAGCCGAACTTGGAAAGCTATTCAGTGCCACCCAGGGGCATCCTCACGAAGTTCATCGTGCCTCCGAATTCCAGGCTGAGTCAACACGCAACTCCCGCGAGATCGAATCGCTCCGCCACCAGCGTACCGAGTGTATCCGTCGCCGCGACGCGTTGCTGGCGCGGCGCAGTGAACTGCGGGCTCGCCGCGACCAAGAAGCGCAAGATCACTACCGCTATCGCGTGGCCAATTCACACCACCCCGACCGAGTCGATGCGGCATTCGAGTCGACCCATGCGAGATCCCACTGGATGGCTCGGGATGCCCGTTTGCGATCGCTCCATCAGCGTGCTGATTCGCTCCGCAGCCGCGCATCGGCGTTACAACGCTGGATCGGCGAACTGGATAGCCAGGATTCGGCAGCCACGAGTTATCGGTATGGCGCCGCGGTAGCAGTGGATTCCGGATTGGGCTCTGTACCGTTCCAGCCTGCTTGGCAGTCCGACTCGGCCGAACAGCTCCAGAACCGGATCCGCCAGGCTGACCAAGAGATCGTATCACTGCGCCGCATCTTGGCGGACGTACAATCGTTGCGTGATTTACTGAGTTCTACCGGTCGATCCACCGCGAGCAGTCCTGAGTCCTACGATTGGCTGGACGATGGCTCCTTGCGAGGCCGGCGATACGATCACTTCGTTCGCGCCATGGATCACTACAGCAGCGATCGGCCCTGGTCGGACTTCTACGCTTCTGCCTACCGCCCCCTCCGTCCTGTTGACGATTTGGCAATTCGGATTGAATCAACGACCCGTCATCTCGATTGGCTATTGTCCCAATTCGAGCGACCGGGCGCAGCCTCCGCCACCCACTCGATTGACTCCGAGTCCTGGCGTGTCGAAGGTGACCGCGACGGCATGATCGAACAATCACTGCGACGAGTCCGTGATCAGCTTCGGCGACGCGATTACGCGCGGACGACGCAGATGGATCCGATCATTGCCGACTTGAATCAAACGCTTGATCGCTTGCTCGACCACCGTCGTCGAGTCGTTGCTGCTTTGGCGAGTCATCCGGTGGGAGATCGGCGCGATTACGTTGGCTATTCGAGCCCGCATCCAGACTGGTTCGCTGAACGCCAAGTTGCCATGCAGGAATTGGCAAGTGTGGAGCAAGAGCTCCACATCGTTCTCGAGCAAACTGCCGTGCTTCGACGTGCGCAACGATTCCTGCCCATTTTGGATCCTGTCTATCCGATTGGGATGGGTTCCTCGACGGCGTTTGGCGTTGATACCGATTTATATGCAGCAAGCCGAGCCGATAGTGCTTGGCAGACGGAACTGCGGTCGATCGATGCTGAGATCGCAGATCGTCACCGGCACGTCAATGAAATCGACCAACGAATTCGTGGTCTACAAACGCACCGATCCACAGCACGCGTTTATCGGGCGACTCCATCGACGAATGACATCACACGGCTGCAGCGCCGCCGCGAAGAGCTGATCGCGGAATTGAACCGTTGTCGACCGTTGGCACGACCGGAATCCTCGCTCTCGGAGCTTGCAAGCCGTTGGTTGGTGCGACTTTCCAATGGGCGTCACCGCCTCCTGCGTTGGTCGACGGTGCCGATCGCGACGGACCGCTATACCACGTTGGCAGCGGAAATCGATTCATCGGGCAATCCAGAGAACGCGCCAGGCCGTAGCGTCCACGTGTCGATCGATAATGTTGACGATCGCAACGTTTCCGCCGCGACCCGCGCCGTTGCTGCGTTAGCGGTTCGCTTAGCCGCCGGCGAGCTGTTGGGGAGAATGGGGCACGCGATTCCGCTGGTGCTGGAAACCCATCGCGAACTTTTCGCCGAGCACTCGCCTCAGCAGTATCCAGATGACCTCAACGGCAACCGGGCCTTTCAGCAATGGACCTGCGAAGGGATGAGTGGCGACAGCATCGCCTCGGCGCTGGCTGATTATTCCGCAGCAGGTCGGCAGCTGCTGATTTTGACCGAACACACCAAACTGGCAAACCACCTACAACGTTGCGGTGCCCGTCACTTTGCACTCCACACCCAACGAATCGTGCATCCGCATCGTCCAATGTGGCGTGGGGGACAACGTCAAGACAGCTACACCGGTCCTCACCCCATCAGTATGGACGGTACGCCGAGTGGCCAGCCTAGTTGCGAGCACGACATGAACTGGACCGAAGCTGGAGCGGTCAATCGCGAGTTCGATCAAGCATGGCGTCAGAGCGCCGGTCTACGCACGCAGACGCACGACGACGCCCATGCGACGGATATTCCCGCAGCCGGAGCCGCCTATCGCGATGGATACTATTACGCAGACCAGAGCTCGACGGTCGCGGCATCATCGACCAGCACTCCCGCTCAGCCAGCCTACGGCGGCGATGTGGCTCAGAGTCTGACGGCCCGACATCATGGTGCGGCGCTCAGCGACGTCGATGATGTTCCGTTCTTCTTGACTGTCGACAGTCCGATTGACGCGGCGCCCTCGATTGACGCCGTGGCTGCCCAACGCCTGCGTCGGATTGGAATCTCACACATCACGCATCTGATGAATCAAGATAGCAATCGCCTCGCCGATACCCTCGGGTTGGCGGGCGTTGATGCTCGAACGATCCGCCGGTGGCAAGCCGAATGCCGATTGATGTGCCGCGTTCCTCAACTCCGCGGTTTTGATGCTCGCGTCTTGGTGGGATGCGGGATCACCGATCCGGCCCAACTCGCGGCCATCCATCCGACGGACTTGCTCGATCGCGTCAAAACATTCCTTGCGACCGAACGCGGTCAACGAATTTTGTTGTCCGGTACCAGTTATGAATTGTCTCGGATCACGAGTTGGATCGCCTCGGCCAATGACAGCGTCCACACGAGTTTTCGCAATCGTACGGTCGACGGACGCCGCGTGCGAACGCGAGTCGTCCGCGAAGAATCGGAGCTGCCGCGACGCAGTGCCAACGCTACAGTGCGAACCAACCATGTGGAGCACGACGAAGACGTCTATCTCACTGACGATGATTTTGATCAGGAGCGATATGAGGTTCAGGTCGAACGCCGCGCGGATCAAATTGTCGACGATCTCGATGAACTGACGCGTCAATATGATGCGGGGAGTGACTCGCAGGACCGCACTGGGGCGGCGAGAAATCACCGAGATCGATCCGCCCCGCCGAAATCGACTGCTCCGCGTCCTGCATCCTATCGGATGAATAGTGAAGCGAAAACGCGAACGCGTCGTGCTGAGCGAAACATGCGACGCCAAACCGAGCGAAATCGAGCGTCGCAGGGCCAACGTGATACGCCCACCCAGATCGATCGCGAGGGGCGTGAGCAGACTCGTTCGATTCATCGCAATGAATCGTCAACCAAGACGACTCTCCGATTTTATCTGGAACGTGGTGATGATGTCGTTGATGCCCCGTCGATCGGTCCTCGAATGGCCGAACGATTGAACAAGATCGGGGTTGTCACCGTTGACGATTTACTGAACGCCGATGCTGCTGACATCGCGGAAAGCCTCAACCACCGTCGCATTGAAACAGACACTGTTATTCAATGGCAGCAGCAAACCACGCTCGTATGCCGAGTGCCGATGTTGCGAGGGCATGACGCTCAGTTCCTGGTGGCTGCTGGCGTCACTACAGCGGAGGTCTTGGCGAAGTGCGAAGCAGCCGAGCTGTTCGAATTGGTCGATGCGGTCGCCCAATCCACAGAGGGCAAAAGAATTGCACGCGGTGGTGCCTTGCCTGATTTGGTGGAGGTCAGTCAGTGGATTGAATGTGCCGCTCAGCACCGCCCCCTGCGAGCAGCGTAG
- a CDS encoding DUF1501 domain-containing protein: MNSEKLSPIGRSLLDRRGFLGQSGMSMGAIALSQLLARDNLLASESVGPIRPNINEQKPYAPRPPHFETPAKQVLVIYCPGAVSHVDTFDYKPDLYKMDGRKPPGLPAVTFEGPTGNIAKPFWDFKPRGESGKMVSDLLPNLAEMVDDFCFMHSLTTQTSAHPQGENFMNTGFTMEGFPSFGAWVTYALGCETEELPAFVAINDPRGLARSGKNNFGSGFLPAAFQGTDFTAAHPPANLVRPGDYRGSADRDSVSLLQRFNAGHMQRYPGDADLAARIASYELAGRMQSSVPNVMDIAGEPAHVHDAYGTGTGTELKRAYANNCILARRLLEKGVRVVQLFNGSDPSGGNGITNWDSHSDILKTHAMQAEIMDQPTAALIADLKQRGMLDHTLVVWCTEFGRMPFLQANGTGRDHNPGAFTCFLAGAGVKKGFSYGESDEFGFKATVNETSVYDFNATLLHLMGLDHERLTYYHNGIERRLTNVHGHVIQDVLS; this comes from the coding sequence ATGAACTCCGAAAAACTCTCGCCGATCGGTCGGTCACTGCTGGATCGTCGCGGCTTCCTCGGGCAATCGGGAATGTCGATGGGCGCTATTGCGCTCTCACAATTACTCGCCCGTGACAATCTGCTGGCCTCGGAATCTGTTGGTCCCATCCGGCCAAACATTAACGAGCAGAAGCCTTACGCTCCCCGTCCACCCCATTTCGAAACGCCTGCCAAACAGGTGCTGGTTATCTATTGCCCCGGCGCCGTCAGCCACGTTGACACGTTCGACTATAAACCTGATCTCTACAAAATGGATGGTCGGAAACCGCCAGGACTGCCCGCGGTCACTTTTGAAGGTCCGACCGGCAACATTGCTAAACCGTTTTGGGATTTCAAACCGCGTGGCGAATCGGGCAAGATGGTTTCCGACCTGCTGCCGAATCTTGCTGAAATGGTCGATGACTTTTGCTTCATGCATTCGTTGACAACGCAAACCAGTGCTCATCCGCAAGGTGAGAACTTCATGAACACGGGATTCACGATGGAGGGGTTTCCCTCCTTTGGCGCGTGGGTGACGTATGCCCTTGGATGTGAAACCGAAGAGCTACCTGCATTTGTCGCTATCAACGACCCCCGCGGTCTTGCTCGCAGTGGTAAGAATAATTTTGGCAGCGGCTTCCTGCCAGCCGCTTTCCAGGGCACGGACTTTACCGCTGCGCATCCACCCGCCAATCTCGTCCGGCCCGGTGACTATCGCGGATCGGCGGATCGAGACAGCGTGTCCTTATTGCAGCGTTTCAATGCCGGACATATGCAACGCTACCCCGGCGACGCGGACCTAGCGGCGAGAATTGCGAGCTATGAACTGGCGGGGCGAATGCAGTCGTCAGTCCCCAATGTCATGGACATTGCTGGCGAACCGGCCCATGTCCACGATGCCTACGGCACTGGGACGGGGACTGAATTAAAACGTGCTTATGCGAACAATTGTATTCTCGCACGACGATTGCTCGAGAAGGGAGTCCGCGTTGTGCAGCTATTTAACGGCAGCGATCCGTCAGGCGGCAACGGGATCACGAACTGGGATTCTCATAGCGATATTTTAAAAACGCACGCGATGCAGGCGGAGATCATGGACCAACCGACCGCGGCCCTGATCGCTGACCTGAAGCAGCGCGGAATGTTGGATCACACCCTCGTCGTGTGGTGCACCGAATTTGGCCGCATGCCGTTTTTGCAAGCCAACGGTACAGGTCGCGACCACAATCCGGGGGCGTTCACTTGTTTTCTCGCTGGCGCTGGCGTGAAAAAGGGCTTCAGTTACGGCGAAAGTGACGAGTTCGGTTTCAAGGCCACCGTTAACGAAACGAGTGTCTACGACTTCAATGCCACGCTCCTCCACCTGATGGGCCTCGATCACGAGCGGCTCACCTACTATCACAACGGCATTGAACGCCGACTGACCAATGTTCACGGACACGTGATCCAAGACGTGTTGTCATGA
- a CDS encoding PVC-type heme-binding CxxCH protein — translation MSQKSPPHPDQPAFQYRQPIGLILSLFALAAAGLAANDGAAADVAGAGPTRAAVAEVAPASDEPAESMSAIRIEPEWRIDLFAAEPEIANIVAFDIDNRGRVFVCETFRQNRGVTDNRAHDEAWVLADLAAETVQDRIDYHKRLLGEGATAYAQQEDRIRRLVDEDGDGRADASTIFADGFHALEEGTGAGVLAHGNDVYYTCIPKLWRMTDLDDDGVADEKAVLSDGYGVRVAFRGHDLHGLTMGYDGRLYFSIGDRGFHISTPDGRVLSHPDQGAVFRCELDGSDLTVFARGLRNPQELAFNDYGDWFSVDNNSDSGDKARIVQLLRGGDSGWRMYYQYLPDRGPFGRQKIWEPHRNDQPAHLVPPIANFTDGPSGLAFYPGTGFGDTLKNRFLICDFRGGPSNSGIRSFELNQSGAFYSLGENDQPLWNVLATDVAFGPGGELLVSDWVDGWDGLGKGRIYRLTDPSQTDAPVVAEVRDMLAAGVADVAVGELASRLAHADRRVRLAAQWELAKRGEVEPLIEVALNKKLEPRFRLHGYWGAEHAVRLNGELRERVLTALRVGQQDASPWIRAAACSLAADQADTASIPQLVTAIEDKDSRVSYHAMMALADLLAGNQQSFAEFVGPAMVAVQARIEENANQDPALRHAAIRCLAAAAEDNWLVNLQSHRSVDVRRAAVAALRNRRSEKVAEFLSDADTLVIAEAAMAIHDAPIPVAQERLAELISKPDLPIDSEPLLRRVLSAGFRIGTPAAAAAIAEFAASDRSPEWARIEAIDSLADWSAPGPLCRVTNKYSPLPPRPVAEPPLLAGKTRDTTTVKDSIAKSALTSRIDELMLASDAVREKAIDVGSTLGIVKIAPNLVKRFTNKTLNPATRAAALTALARLQPTLAIELAREIDLQQPNRIVLASLSVLGRYDAAASIERLIVATGSSSQPVRGLAWDLIASNESPRAEQHLAVGLQKYLSGELPSDVRLNVAEAARRRLPASAAKLAEHEEKLKVTEPLAPWFDALDGGDADAGKDLFFGKTELSCVRCHQVDRVGGEVGPSLTTIGKTLDRRQLLEAICLPNARIAEGFETAVIADEDGTVFTGIVAAETDDLVELIAADGTHHPIEKELIVARKKGLSSMPLGLADLISARELRDLVAYLASLQIDPRGESEVE, via the coding sequence ATGTCGCAAAAATCGCCGCCCCACCCTGATCAACCAGCCTTCCAGTATCGCCAACCGATAGGATTGATTCTTTCGCTATTTGCATTGGCGGCCGCGGGGCTGGCTGCTAATGACGGGGCGGCTGCTGACGTGGCAGGGGCCGGTCCAACCCGGGCGGCCGTAGCGGAAGTGGCACCCGCATCCGACGAGCCCGCCGAGTCGATGTCTGCGATCCGCATCGAGCCCGAATGGCGGATCGATCTGTTTGCTGCCGAACCGGAAATTGCCAACATCGTCGCCTTCGATATCGATAATCGTGGACGCGTGTTCGTGTGTGAAACCTTTCGTCAAAATCGAGGCGTGACTGACAACCGTGCGCACGACGAGGCATGGGTACTCGCCGACCTCGCCGCAGAGACTGTTCAAGATCGCATTGATTACCACAAACGTTTGCTTGGCGAGGGTGCCACCGCCTATGCTCAGCAGGAGGATCGCATCCGTCGTTTGGTCGACGAGGACGGCGACGGGAGAGCGGACGCGAGCACTATTTTCGCCGATGGCTTCCATGCATTGGAGGAAGGTACCGGCGCCGGTGTGCTGGCTCACGGCAACGACGTGTACTACACATGCATCCCCAAACTTTGGCGGATGACTGATCTCGATGATGATGGCGTTGCCGACGAGAAAGCGGTGTTATCAGATGGTTACGGGGTGCGCGTCGCGTTTCGCGGCCATGACTTGCATGGTCTCACAATGGGTTACGACGGCCGCCTGTACTTTTCGATCGGTGACCGTGGATTTCATATCTCCACGCCCGACGGACGCGTGTTGTCTCATCCTGACCAGGGGGCTGTTTTTCGGTGCGAACTTGACGGCAGCGATTTGACGGTCTTTGCTCGGGGACTTCGCAACCCTCAGGAACTTGCATTCAATGATTATGGAGACTGGTTTTCGGTTGATAACAACAGCGACAGCGGCGATAAGGCTCGTATCGTGCAACTGCTTCGAGGCGGTGATAGTGGTTGGCGGATGTACTATCAGTACTTGCCCGATCGGGGCCCATTTGGCCGCCAAAAGATTTGGGAACCGCACCGCAACGACCAACCCGCCCACCTCGTGCCTCCGATCGCGAATTTCACCGACGGCCCCTCGGGACTGGCGTTTTATCCAGGCACCGGCTTTGGCGACACGCTGAAAAACCGGTTCTTGATCTGCGATTTTCGTGGCGGCCCGAGCAACAGCGGCATTCGGTCGTTCGAACTCAATCAGTCTGGCGCGTTCTACTCACTCGGCGAAAACGACCAGCCGCTATGGAATGTGCTCGCGACGGATGTTGCCTTTGGCCCCGGCGGCGAGCTCCTCGTTAGTGATTGGGTCGATGGCTGGGATGGGTTGGGCAAAGGGCGTATCTATCGTCTTACCGATCCAAGCCAAACGGACGCACCTGTTGTCGCTGAGGTTCGTGACATGTTAGCTGCGGGGGTAGCTGATGTTGCCGTGGGAGAATTGGCGTCACGTCTTGCGCACGCAGATCGGCGGGTACGGCTGGCCGCCCAGTGGGAGCTCGCCAAACGTGGCGAGGTCGAGCCCTTGATCGAAGTTGCTCTCAACAAGAAACTCGAGCCTCGCTTTCGGCTGCACGGCTATTGGGGGGCCGAGCATGCAGTGCGACTGAATGGTGAGCTGCGTGAGCGGGTGTTGACTGCACTGCGTGTTGGCCAACAAGACGCCAGTCCCTGGATTCGTGCCGCCGCCTGCAGTCTGGCCGCTGACCAAGCTGATACCGCTTCAATTCCCCAGCTAGTCACCGCCATTGAGGACAAGGATTCTCGCGTCTCCTACCACGCCATGATGGCGCTGGCCGATCTGCTGGCCGGTAATCAGCAGTCTTTCGCTGAGTTTGTGGGGCCGGCGATGGTCGCCGTGCAGGCGCGCATCGAAGAGAACGCCAATCAAGATCCTGCACTGCGTCACGCAGCGATCCGCTGCTTAGCAGCAGCAGCGGAGGACAACTGGTTAGTCAATCTACAGTCTCACCGGTCGGTAGACGTGCGGCGCGCTGCCGTGGCGGCGCTACGCAACCGCCGCAGCGAAAAGGTGGCGGAGTTTCTCTCCGACGCGGATACGTTGGTGATCGCGGAAGCTGCGATGGCGATTCACGATGCGCCGATTCCGGTGGCTCAAGAACGACTTGCCGAACTAATCAGCAAACCGGACCTGCCCATCGACTCGGAACCCTTGCTGCGGAGGGTGCTGTCGGCTGGTTTTCGGATCGGTACACCAGCCGCTGCTGCGGCGATTGCTGAGTTTGCTGCATCGGATCGTTCACCGGAGTGGGCGCGGATTGAAGCGATTGACTCACTTGCGGATTGGTCCGCCCCAGGCCCACTATGCCGTGTCACCAACAAATACAGTCCACTACCGCCTCGTCCAGTGGCCGAGCCACCACTGCTAGCGGGCAAAACGCGGGACACGACCACAGTGAAAGATTCCATCGCGAAGTCGGCGTTGACAAGCCGAATCGACGAACTGATGTTGGCCAGTGATGCGGTCCGCGAGAAAGCCATTGATGTCGGTTCGACACTAGGCATTGTGAAGATTGCTCCAAACCTCGTGAAGCGATTCACCAACAAGACCCTCAATCCAGCAACACGGGCAGCCGCATTGACGGCGTTGGCACGCCTGCAGCCCACACTGGCGATCGAACTTGCTCGTGAGATCGACCTGCAACAACCCAACCGGATCGTCCTGGCTAGTCTGAGTGTTCTTGGCCGGTATGATGCCGCAGCTTCGATTGAACGCCTGATTGTGGCTACCGGGAGTTCAAGTCAGCCGGTCCGTGGATTGGCCTGGGACCTGATCGCATCCAACGAATCGCCGCGAGCGGAACAGCATTTGGCGGTCGGACTTCAAAAGTATCTCAGCGGTGAACTGCCCAGCGACGTGCGACTCAATGTGGCCGAAGCAGCCCGTCGGCGTCTGCCTGCCTCAGCGGCCAAACTTGCGGAGCACGAGGAGAAATTGAAGGTCACCGAGCCGCTTGCTCCCTGGTTCGATGCGCTCGACGGGGGTGATGCCGACGCCGGCAAAGACCTCTTCTTCGGCAAAACAGAACTGTCCTGTGTTCGCTGTCACCAAGTCGATCGGGTGGGGGGGGAAGTCGGCCCGAGTCTGACGACGATCGGCAAAACGTTGGATCGACGTCAACTCCTCGAGGCGATTTGCTTGCCCAACGCACGGATCGCTGAAGGTTTTGAGACGGCTGTCATCGCCGATGAAGACGGGACTGTCTTCACCGGCATTGTCGCTGCCGAGACCGATGACTTGGTTGAGCTGATCGCAGCCGACGGGACACATCATCCCATTGAAAAGGAATTGATTGTAGCTCGTAAGAAAGGGCTATCGTCGATGCCTCTCGGGCTCGCCGATTTGATTTCTGCCCGAGAGCTTCGTGACCTGGTGGCCTATCTGGCGAGTTTACAAATTGATCCTCGGGGCGAATCCGAAGTCGAGTGA